Below is a genomic region from Rhododendron vialii isolate Sample 1 chromosome 5a, ASM3025357v1.
GTCTTTAATCTCCCCTTTTTTCAGCATAAATTATTATACTCCATTATTATGTAATCTCAAAAATTCCTAGGAAAAGTGGAGTGATGAGATTCATCCTCTAAGAGcattcacagtggaataagcaaaataaaaaattgttaaaattagcaatattagatcaaaaaaatgctcacattagaataaccaaacctagcaacctcttaacaactcatcaaattttggctcttcaataatcaaagttagcaatattttgtcaataaccaaattttatctctcaatcaagtacaccaacattacacaaaaaccttctctcttccattctttctctcaacaatgttttcaaaaaataattttaaaaaactgtaactttcagattttttttctatttttttcccaaactttttttttacaaaaaacaattttttcaaaaattctaaaaataagtaaataaagtgtgtttttcaaaaatctatttttgaaatttcaaaactcttttatagaaaactgtttttttaatacaaaatctgtttttaaaaaactatatttatagtttttaaaatttcaaaattatttgtgtaaatataattctttcaaaatttctcaaaattatatttacagtttttaagtgaacaaagtgtgttttttgaaaaactgtttataacataaactgtttttttcctttctaaaatCGCTTGTGAGATTTgatattgctaattttagcaacctttaaataaataatcaaaatatgatgtgatatgttttgattattcacatttgcttttGAATTTAGAGATGAGTATCACATTCCAATTCAAGCTCTTCCcaatcatatcatatcatagAAATCTAAATTCCGAAATTCCAATTCAAGCTCTTCCtaatcatatcatatcatagAAATCTAAATTCCGAAATTCCAATTCAAGctcttcccaatcatttttttctttatctttttccatttatcattcttatcattttttaaaaaacttttcaaataccaaaccaaacacagtaaTTAATTTTAGCAGTaatttcctttccctttcttttccatagATAGATACTCTCTTTTCTTCCTTAGAAGTCAAATCGACGCGTCAATCCAAAGACGACTCGAGGTAAACTCTCATCACCTTCCTTCAGGGACACAACCGTAATCTAACCACAAAAAGAACTTTTCCCCTTCCTTTATATTCTTGCCCGACTGCCCTCCTCCActccctagagagagagagagagagagaataaagaaaaagagaaaacccCGCTATCGTGCGCCCTCTACTCGTACCACTCCactcccttcccttcccttcatCACCCGAGACAGCGATGGGCGGCGACGGCGGAAGAAACGGCGAGGTCCGGCAGTACGAGATGGCGGAGGCGCAGTACCAGAAGGCCAAGATATCTGTGTGGTGGGACATAGAGAACTGCCAGGTCCCCAAGGGCTGCGAGCCGCACTCGATCGCACAGAACATCACCAACGCCCTCGCCAACATGAACTACCTCGGCCCCGTCTCCGTCTCCGCCTACGGCGACACCGGTGGTATCCCGGCCTCCGTTCAGCAAGCCCTCAACAGCACTGGCATCGCCCTAAACCACGTCCCTGCAGGTATAGACGTACTCATCTGTATGTTTGTGCTTGTAAATATAAAAGTAGTCCTGTTATTTACCAAAGAGAAAGAAGTAGTCGAGTTTTTAAACTAGAAGTTAGGTCTTTGATCTCAGATTGCGATGTGATCTCGAGGTTTCGCTTTGATATAGGGCTTTAATATACATGTTGTATGTTTTGTATGTAGATGCCGatgatttgtgtgtgtgtgtgtgtgtgtgtgtgtgtaaatgtAAAAGCATATCTGGCTGTATGTTTTATGTGGATGCTGCAGATGTTATGTAAttttggatgaattttttttttagtcgaGTAGTAATTAAAAGTTGGGTCTTTTGATTCTTGGATTGCGATCGAGTggggttatgagtggagagagaaatgagagtaatgattggaagtagaggtaatgattggagagagaaagagaataaTGAATGGAGATAAGAGGTGCATAATGATTTTAAGCagggggtaatgagtgttttttgagttaggatttttttttcttcacaaaccaatccaaacaaagcattagttacttatccaaagaaaaaaaaagatcttgAGGTTTTGATTCGATTTAGGATGTTGATTGTGGAGATGTAGTTGATTGGATGGACTTTTACATGATTTGTTTGAGTAGTTGGATTTTTGTAATCCAAGAAGATAATCGGTCAATTTTCTGCCAAATATATTCAGTTTACGTATTCTTGTACTTATAAATGTAATCTCATAGTTTGCTGTGAAAGTTTTGTATCTAGAGCACTTCATCTTATGTTGTGAACCGTGTATGCGGAGATATGTGCACAGCCACGTGCATATGTATGGATGTAGAAACGGATGTGTGCTCATAATTCTGGACGAATTGTTGTCTCCGGGTAAAAGTGGTCTGACCTCCTTTAATATTGTTGTTACTGGTCACAATGGATTTTGGCTGTGTGATCTTGAGCATTTTATTCACTGGACAGTAGATAACTGATTAGAGTCATTAGACTGATGTGCTTatacttacaaaataaaataaaattagactTATGTTTATGGGTATGTAATCTGTGAAAgctgtttaattttttgattgcaGAAAATGGTCCATCAATTTGTGCCTAATTTCGAGGGTTTATGATTTGTGGCTTTGATGCATTGGTAATTTGGGGTTATTTATTTGAATCTTGAGCTCTTCATTCTCTGTTGTGAATTGGATTCTcaatttgttttctctctctctccctctctctctctctctctctctctctctctcatgttttactcttttatttttatgtgcTTGCTTGGCAGTTCAGTATCCTTCTCTGGCCTTCATCCACCTTTATTTTGGACACTGACGGTTCTTTTTACTAGAATATTCCTTTCTTGAATGTCACCATTCAAGTTTGGGATTGCCTATATCTTCTATTTATGAAGCCAATACTTCGATTCTTGAAGGGCCTGCATCACTTTGTCGTATTCTTTGTAATAAAAGGTTCATTTCTTGCGTCTGGAAACTGGAAAGCCTGTAACTGGGAATCCATGGACAGTGATCATTGATAACTGGAGTTTTCTCTATCTTTTCTGTTGTAGTACTTCTTTTGATAATTTCGTATCTTGTTACGTGAGCTTTACTTGTGTAAAATGTTTCTGAGTACGTGGGGTTGAATACTGCTTTGgtgatttttgcatttgttcTACACTGTAGAATCTCGCTTATGTATTAATGTGTTTCTCATTAAGTTTTTTAGCGTAGTGTGTGTAGCATTTGCTTCTTTCCATTGTTGGCTGGGGACTGAGGTTTTGCTTACTGAATacatatttttccttttgaaaaaatagtggtttTTATAGACATCTACTTGGATTGGATAATTTGAAGCAACATTACTGAATGTCGTATAATTTGATGAATTCACGGTTGCGTAAGGTAAAAGAAAATTGTTTACTTCACAATAGGAGTTAGCACCTTCTCTGTTTCTCAGTAATACGTACCaatttttcttctatttctttttaaCCTTGTTGCCCTCAAGCTCTAAAATCTTGTTAATTTCATGCCTTTCTAAGTTGGGACTTGGATTCTATGGAACAGGTGTTAAAGATGCAAGTGACAAGAAGATACTTGTGGATATGTTATTCTGGGCTGTTGACAATGCTGCTCCTGctaattatttattaatttctgGAGATCGAGACTTCTCCAATGCTCTTCATCAATTACGGATGAGGAAATACAATATTCTCCTAGCACAACCTCTGAAGGCATCTCAACCTCTCGTTGCTGCAGCAAAGAGCGTATGGCTCTGGACAAGTCTTGTGGTCGGAGGACCACCCGTGCCAAATGTTGAATCATCACAATTTGTTTTCGGTGGCTCTAGCTATTTACCCAACTCTGATTCATTACATGTTCCAGTTTCTGAGCATATGCAGATGAACCAACAAGCGCCATCCTTCTCTGAAAGTCCTCAGAAGTTCTCAAACGTAGGGAAGGGACCCGATCCTAAACACAAAGGAAATCTACCTCGTAAAACCATGAGTCAACCAAATATTTCCAGAAGTTCGAGTTTGCAAATAGGGGTTCAAGGAGATCAGAATAACATGAACACCCGCGATCAGAATAACACAAACACCCGCCAACCTGGATATATGCATGCTAAGCAATTCAATGACCCCAATGAATCATCTAGTGCTTATAATCAGAGAGTTCCCTTCAGTGGGCCCCCCTCGAATTTCACTCCAGGAAATGCCGACCTTTCCTGGACCAACGGCAATAATCTTCAGAGCTCTTACCACCAAAACCACTATTTGCAGCCAGTTAGGCCAAATAACCTCCCTTTGCAACCTCCTTTTGCACCTCCCTTTGCAACCAGCATTTACAACCCTTCTACTTCTCAACCACGAAACGGAGTAGAAATGAAACAAAGTTATGTATTTGAATCTCCAAACCATGTAAATTCCAACAGTCCGCAAAAAGGACACACTGTCCACAATGCACCGCCTGTTTACCATGACACGTCAAGCAATAGGCGCCCCAATGGTCCCGAATTTCTTCCTTCATCTTCCGCAGCAATGGGGCCCAGTAACATCTCTGCAAATGGTCTATGGGGGAGTCCTGGATGCCCCAAACCTTCTGAATATGTTCAAGGCCTGATTGGGGTAGTTTTACTCGCCTTGAACACTCTGAAAACAGAAAAGATTATGCCGACTGAAGCAAATATAGTTGATTGCATACGTTTTGGAGATGCCAAGCACCGCAATACTGATATTAAGAAAGCCCTTGAGAGTGCGGTTGAGCAGCAGCTAGTTGTAAAGCAGAATTTAAATTTCTCTTTGCAATTATATGTGGGTAAGAATGAGAAGCTATGGAAGTGTGTGAACCCCATTGGGGGCAATCCTAACCAGTACCCTAATACAACATGGGATGAAATCCGGAAATTTTTATTATCCTCCAAGGGA
It encodes:
- the LOC131325219 gene encoding uncharacterized protein LOC131325219, encoding MGGDGGRNGEVRQYEMAEAQYQKAKISVWWDIENCQVPKGCEPHSIAQNITNALANMNYLGPVSVSAYGDTGGIPASVQQALNSTGIALNHVPAGVKDASDKKILVDMLFWAVDNAAPANYLLISGDRDFSNALHQLRMRKYNILLAQPLKASQPLVAAAKSVWLWTSLVVGGPPVPNVESSQFVFGGSSYLPNSDSLHVPVSEHMQMNQQAPSFSESPQKFSNVGKGPDPKHKGNLPRKTMSQPNISRSSSLQIGVQGDQNNMNTRDQNNTNTRQPGYMHAKQFNDPNESSSAYNQRVPFSGPPSNFTPGNADLSWTNGNNLQSSYHQNHYLQPVRPNNLPLQPPFAPPFATSIYNPSTSQPRNGVEMKQSYVFESPNHVNSNSPQKGHTVHNAPPVYHDTSSNRRPNGPEFLPSSSAAMGPSNISANGLWGSPGCPKPSEYVQGLIGVVLLALNTLKTEKIMPTEANIVDCIRFGDAKHRNTDIKKALESAVEQQLVVKQNLNFSLQLYVGKNEKLWKCVNPIGGNPNQYPNTTWDEIRKFLLSSKGRSTIMASQCRYEAATILKKMCLKELALGEVLQILHLVINVKKWMTPNQSGWKPVNISIRETSPGP